The Bifidobacterium actinocoloniiforme DSM 22766 genomic sequence AAGAGGTTGTATCGCTTGAAGGCGTGGGTGATCATGGTGTGCATGTCGCCGAACTGGGAGCGATGGCACTCGTCGAAGATGATCACGACATGCTGACCGTAGACCGGATGGTCAGGGTTGGCCTTGATGAAGGTCGACAGCTTCTGAATGGTTGTGATGATGATGCGGGCGTTGGAGTCCTCCAGCTGCTTCTTGAGCACCTTGGTGGAGGTGTTGGAATTCGCGGCCCCCTTCTCGAAACGGTCATACTCCCGCATGGTCTGGTAGTCGAGGTCCTTTCGATCGACAACGAAGAGAACCTTGTCCACATCGGCCATCTGGGTTGCCAACTGCGCCGTCTTGAAACTGGTCAGGGTTTTGCCTGATCCCGTCGTATGCCAGACGTAGCCACCTGCTGCTCTGGTGCCCAGCTTGCGGTAATTGGTGGACTGCACGATGCGCCGCAGGATGCGCTCCGTGGCGACGATCTGGTAGGGGCGCATGACCAGCAGCAGGTTGTCGGCGGTGAGGACGCAGTACTTGGTCAGGACGTTCAGAATGGTGTGCTTCGACAGGAAGGTCTTGGTGAAGGAGCGCAGGTCCATGATCGGTTTGTTGGTGGCATCCGCCCACCAACTGGTGAACTCATAGCTGTTGGAGGTCTGCCTCCGCGTCGACTTGCCCTGTTTTGCAGCCTCACCGATTTGCTGACGCCGTGTGGTGTTGGAGTAGTACTTGGTAAGGGTGCCGTTGCTGATGATGAAGATCTGCACATACTCGAAGAGGCCGGACCCAGCCCAGAAGGAATCACGCTGGTAGCGGTTGATCTGGTTGAAGGCCTCCCGCAGGTCCACGCCCCGCCGCTTGAGCTCCACATGGATCAAAGGCAGACCATTGACGAGGATGGTCACATCATACCGGTTCGAGTACTTGGCCTTACCTCCGTCTGCTTGACCGGGGACCTCGTATTGGTTGATGACCTGAAGCTTGTTGTTGTGGATGTCCTTCTTGTCGATCAGCATGATGTTCTTGCTGCTGCCGTCGTCTCGGCGGAGCACCTGAACGCTGTCACGCTGGATGTGCACCGTCTTCTCCGTTATGCCCTCGTTGCTGTCGGTGATGCTGGTCTTGAAGAACCGCTCCCACTCCTCGTCGGTGAAGACGATATGGTTCAGATCCTCGAGCCGAGCACGGAGGTTGGAGATCAGATCGTCCTCGGTGTGTATGGGCAGATACTCGTATGCCTGCGATTGTAGGATTCGGATGAACTCCTTCTCGAGCTCGGCCTCCGACTGGTATTCAGCCTGCTCAGCAGCCGGAGCCTCATATTCGGCAACGACGGTACTCTCCGAAGACAAGGCAATCGGATCAATCAGATATGCGGCTGCTTCGTTCATGCCCCCAACTCCTTAAAAGTCAACAGCTGATCCCGGTAATATTCGTATTGCTTGTGCCTCATTTCCAGCTCTGCTTCCAGCGAGGTGAATGAGTCAAGAATCCGTACAATCTCCTTCTGCACTTCCAGAGGTGGAACTGGTATGGGCAAATCGTCGGTGTCTTTTACGCTCAGTTGTGGAATTTTGACAGAAGTTGATTCGGCCAGCTGCTGTAATCGGTTAACCTTGGTGAGTAGAAAGTAGTAAACAAATTTTTGGTCCACGCATGAATCTTGCAGACTATAGGACCAAAGTTCCGATTTATGGGTAAATGGCTTGTCATAATAGCTAAAACCGATGTGACCACGTGATTTAACGATGATGCTTGGTTCATTGATAATATCTTTTTGGGGAACGCAATCTTCTCGGACATCCGCGATCGTCTCGCCTCCGGCGAATATTCGTAAGGGGCCTGGCTGATTCGCAAGTTGGCGCATCCTACCTGCAGTAATTTGGGTTCCGTGGTTTCTCCGGCCCAACGAGGCAAGTGGTTTGAATTCAACTCCGTCTGGGCAGAGTTCTTGAATAAGGTCATTGATTCTGCTCATGCGAAATAGTCCTCATCGATTCGTACAACCTTTACCGTCTCCTTTGTTTCCACTCCAATGCCGTAAGCAATCATGAGTTGAGTGAGCCGTTTGCCGTCGATCAGAATGATCCGGCTTGGAACTTCCTGGGCATATTGGACCGCCCCTGAGCTAAAGCTGCTGGTGGTGATGAACAGGCCTCCGTCAGCCTTACCGCTCAATGCCCCGACAAAACTTTGCACTTCCGGACGGTGCACGGAATTAGTGCTTCCGTATCGTTTGGCCTGGATGTAGATTTTACTCAACCCAAGGGCATCCTGATCGATGATTCCGTCAATGCCACCATCGTTGGTCAGCCGAGTAACTGTCCCTTTTCCGTGCGTGCCACCATATCCCATGGCAATGAGAAGGTCCATAACGACATATTCGAAGAAGGCCGGTTCTCGTGATTGAATCATCGAAAGCAGCTCGGCAGCCACATCGCTATTGATGCGCTCGACACCTTCCTCGATCATCTCGATTGGGTCTAATGCTGTACAGTCACTCAGACGGTTCGCTTTCGGAACTGCGGTATCTTCAATGATTTCGGTAGCGCCTTTTCGTACCCACCAATTATCGTCAGGCTTCGCTAAGGCCCTCAAGTCTTTTTCGGTGATGGCTACTGGATACTGCTTAAGTAAGGTGTGGCCGATTTCAGTAATTCTGTATTGCCCACGAGATGGCCTCTCAATTGCATCGACACGATTGAGATACGATACGGCCCAGGTTATGCGATTTTCGGCAACTGGCTGACCAGAAGAGAGCTTTGCCGTTTTTTGTGAATCACTTAATGCGCAGAGCGTTGTTACTTTATGGCGCAGTTCATGGACTGGAAGAGTCTCTCCAGTAGATAAAACAGCCAGGACCGGGTGGATGAACTGTTCCCAAGTCGGTAATCCTGTCATGCCGAGCCCTCCAAATCCGCCACGATTGCGTCTATCTGCGTTCTCAGCGCCTGCTCGCGTTTGACTATCTCGTCAATGCGCTGGTTGAGTTCATGGATGTCGATGTGCTCGCTGGTGTCCTCTGGCTGCACGTAGCTGGATACGGCGATGTTGTATTCGTTCTCGCCGATTTCCGAATTTTGGACCAGCTTGGTGCGGTGTTCCACATCCTTGCGTTGTGTGTACCAATCCAGTATCTGCTGACGATTATCGGTTGTGAGCTTGTTCTGGTTGCCTGAGTGCTCGAACTGGTCGGAGGCGTCGATGAACTGTATGCCATTGTCTCTTTTGGACTTCTTGAGCACGATGATGCAGGTGGCTATGGTGGTGCCGAAGAAGAGGTTCGACGGCAGCTGAATCACCGTATCCACATAGTTGTTGTCGACCAGGTACTTGCGTATCTTGCGCTCAGCCCCACCACGGTAGAGCACGCCCGGAAACTCGACAATGGCCGCCGTACCGTCTGTGGACAGCCATGAGAGGATGTGCATGGTAAAGGCCAGGTCGGCCTTGGAAGGTGGGGCCAGCACCCCTGCGGGCGCGAAGCGTTCGTCGTTGATGAGCAGAGGATTGTTCTTGCCCTCCCAATGGATGGAATAAGGCGGATTCGACACGATGGCTTCAAAGGGCTCGTCATCCCAATGGGCGGGGTTCGTCAGGGTGTCTCCATGCGCCAGATCGAACTTCTCGT encodes the following:
- a CDS encoding restriction endonuclease subunit S, with protein sequence MSRINDLIQELCPDGVEFKPLASLGRRNHGTQITAGRMRQLANQPGPLRIFAGGETIADVREDCVPQKDIINEPSIIVKSRGHIGFSYYDKPFTHKSELWSYSLQDSCVDQKFVYYFLLTKVNRLQQLAESTSVKIPQLSVKDTDDLPIPVPPLEVQKEIVRILDSFTSLEAELEMRHKQYEYYRDQLLTFKELGA
- a CDS encoding restriction endonuclease, giving the protein MTGLPTWEQFIHPVLAVLSTGETLPVHELRHKVTTLCALSDSQKTAKLSSGQPVAENRITWAVSYLNRVDAIERPSRGQYRITEIGHTLLKQYPVAITEKDLRALAKPDDNWWVRKGATEIIEDTAVPKANRLSDCTALDPIEMIEEGVERINSDVAAELLSMIQSREPAFFEYVVMDLLIAMGYGGTHGKGTVTRLTNDGGIDGIIDQDALGLSKIYIQAKRYGSTNSVHRPEVQSFVGALSGKADGGLFITTSSFSSGAVQYAQEVPSRIILIDGKRLTQLMIAYGIGVETKETVKVVRIDEDYFA